GTTTTGAAGCCGAAAAACGTACGGGACGTGGCACTAGTGACCCGTTTGTGGCGCGACTTGCGCTTTTAGCCGGGATTGTCGCACGTTTACCTTTTGGTATCGGGTATGGCTCGGGAATTCCGCGATATGTCAACGACGTGTAGAAAGTGGCGTCGGATAGAGTGAAAGTAATAAATATTCAACGATGAAAGGTCGGATATGACATCGAAAAGAGACGAAACCGGGGTCGGCAAGGCGCTGCGCCCGCCGATGGGGTGGAACAGCTGGGATTCCTACGGCACCACCGTCACCGAGGACGAAGTCATGGCCAATGCGCGGTTTATGGCCGAGCATCTGAAGGATGCGGGCTGGGATACCGTGGTCATCGACATCGACTGGTACGACCCGACCGCCCGTGCCCACGGCTACAACGCCGACGCGCCGCTGATTCTTGACGGGTACGGCCGCCAGATGCCTGACCCCGTGCGTTTTCCCAGCGCCGCCGATGGCAAGGGATTCGGCCCGCTCGCCGCCAAGGTGCACGAGCTGGGTCTGAAACTCGGCATCCATGTGATGCGCGGCATCCCCAGGCTTGCTGTCGAGCGCAACCTGCCGGTCAAAGATACGTCATACACCGCTCGGGATGTGGCCGATAAAGAGCATGTCTGCGTCTGGAACCCGGACAACTACGGCCTCAACCAACAGCATCCGGGTGCGCAGGCGTTCTACGACGCTCAGATCGACCAGTTCGCCGACTGGGGAATCGACTTCCTCAAGGTCGATGACATGCAGACGCCGTTCCACGCCGACGAAATCGCCGCTTACCACCGGGCCATCGCCAAGGCTGAGGCCAGCCACCCGGGTCATGAGATTTCGCTTTCGCTTTCGCCGGGTGGCTGGGTCGCGCCTACGTATGTGGATTTCCTGCGCAGCAATGCCCAGATGTGGCGTATCTCCGACGATCTGTGGGACCGCTGGGACGATGTATACCAGCAGTTCTCGCGCCTCGCTCGTTGGGCGCCGCTGCAGCAGGCCGGTCATTTCGCCGATGCCGACATGCTGCCGCTCGGCCATATCGGGCTTCGCGCCGAACGTGGCGATGACCGCGATAGCCGGCTGACCCGCAACGAACGCCGGACCCTGATGGCGCTCTGGGCGATGGGGCGCTCGCCGTTGATGGTGGGCGGCGACCTGCCCACGAGTACGGGGGAGACCATAGCTCTGCTTGGCAACCCGGCGATGCGGGAAGTCACGGCCGGTTCGGCCAACAATCGCGAGCTAGTGCGTGAACGTATCTACGGCACTTGGGGCGACGTGGACTCCTACCGCGGCGACCTCATCGTGTGGGCTGCGGATGCCGAGGACTGGGCCGATGGCACCGCTTCGGCACATGAGGGCGGCCACTACGCCGCGATGTTCTGGACCGGTGACGATGACTATGAGCTGCAAGGCAACATCGAGCTGAAGGCTCTGGTCGGTCTCGGCGATGCCGAAAAGGCGTGGAAGGTAACCGATCTCTTCGCCGATGTGGCGGATGGAGCCGAGCCAATCGCGACCGCTTGCATGGAAGGCGTCGGTTCGGATCGCGTGCTCAAAGGCACGATCGGAGCTCACGGCGTCCTCTGGTTCGCTCTGGACAAGTAAGTTTCCTTGAAGGTAAAACCGGTGTGCGAAAACTGGCATATACCAGCCGTGGAACCGCGGTTGCCGGGTAGAGGCGGATCAGGGTTACGCCGATGGCTAGACTAAGGGAACCATGGGCAAGAAACATCGGGATCGTAGTTGGGCGCCGGCGCCGGAGGCGTTGCCGGACGGGGTGCATGTGGTCGACGACCATACGCATGTAGCGAGTGTGGTGCCGTTTGCGCGTGAGATGAACCGGCAGGCGCTCGAGCGCGACCAGCCGCCGGTGCCGGTCTACAGCGTCGACGAGATTTTGGCCCAGGCCAGGTCGGTCGGCGTCGAGGGCGTCATCGACGTGGGCTGTGAGCTGCCGAACCTGAAAGTCGCGGTCCAGATGGCGCTCGACCATCCCGGTACGGTGCACGCCGGTCTTGCGATTCATCCGAACGAGGCGGTGTTGCACGGCCATCGGGGAGTGCCGGGCCCGGACGGTCTGCCGCTGAAGTACCAGCCGTGGCACGACGTGAGTTTCGAAGACGCGCTCGCCGAGGTCCACCGCTTGGCGGTGACATACCCCGAGCAAGTGGTAGCCATCGGCGAGACCGGCATGGATCTTTTCCGCACCGGCGAGGCGGCGATGGAGATCCAGCGTGACGCTTTCCGCGCCCATATCGCGCTGGCCAAGGAACTCAACCTGCCGATGCAGATTCACGACCGCGATGCCCACAAAGAGGTCATCGAAACCCTCATCAAAGACGGTAGCCCGGAACGCACCGTTTTCCACAGCTGGTCCGGCGACACCGAGCTCGCCCAAATCGCGCGTGAGCAGGGCTGGTACCTGAGTTTTTCCGGTGCTTCCAGTTTCAAGGGCAACGAGGAGATCCGCAAGTCCGCCGCCATCGTGGGCCTCGACCACATCATGGTCGAAACCGATGCCCCCTACCTCACGCCGATGCCGTATCGCGGCCGCACCAACGCTCCATATATGATTCCCTATACCTTGAAATCACTTGCGGATACTCTTGATTTGCCGGTAGGTAAAGTCGCCGAAGCGACGCGGCGCACCACGCGTACCGTTTACGGCGTCTGACTGATTTTCCCTTATCTGGCCATGTTCTGCTGCTAACTGGTCATTGCTGGTGCAAAGTGGTCATTTGGAGGCGTAAAAATGACCACTTTGCACCAGCAATGACTACTTTGTGCCACTAAGTGGCTTTGAGTTGAATCATTTGCAGTGCGAGCGTTTCTGAACACGCCTGTGTGGGTGCAAAGGCGCAGTAAGGACGAGAGTCTTGATGAAAACAGGCGTCCTCCGCCCGCGATTTACCGGTAGGTGAAGTTGCGAAGGCGTCGCGTCGAACGACGAGGGCCGCGTACAGCGCCTAAAGCTTAGTTCCGACGATTTTTACGGTGATTTGGTGAAAAATACTTAATTCTCAATGTTTATATGGTCTGAGCGTAATTTTGAAGGTTGTCATACCGCTTTTATCCAAGGTGGGTTTTGGTTTATTGAGGTGACAAGGCTAAACTTGCGCTTTGGTTTATAAACGAGAGCGCCCGCAAGCCGGGCTTCGGGAAGAAAGTACACGCGGGAAGGCTTCGGCTTTCCGCTTTGGAGGGCAGGTCATGGCGCAATCGCAGGATCGTGGGTCAAAGCAGCCTCAAAATCAAAGAATACGACGTCGAAACAACGACAAAGCCGATAATAATCACGAAAACAAGGGGTCCTTGGAAAAGAGAACCGCTCGCAAGCTGGAACGGGAGACCGACAAGGTGGGCAAAGCCGCCTCGAAGGCGCAGAAGGAAGCGGTTACCGCCGAGCAGAAAGCCCTCAGGGCCGAAAAACGTGCGGTAAGCGCAGAGAAGAAAGCGTTGCTTCGTGCTGATACCTTCACCAATGCCCCCAAGGTCGCGCGCGACACCTTGACCCGCGAAGAGCGCCAGGTCATCGCCAAACACGAGCAGGAGGAGCAGGAAGAGGCCAAGAAGCTGACCGAAGCCTCCGCACACGGCCCGATCGGCCGCTGGTGGCGCAAGATGCAGTCCAGTCAGGACAAGGTCTCGCTCGGCATGGCCATCGTCGCGCTCGGCGTGGTCTACGGCGACATCGGCACATCCCCGCTTTACACTTCGCAGACCTTCATCGCCGGTCAGGGCGGATTCGGCAATATCGATCGCCCTGCCATCCTTGGCCTGCTTTCTTTGGTATTCTGGTCGATTACGCTGATTACGACCGTCAAATACGTGCTGGTCGCCATGCGTATCGACAACAAGGGCGAGGGCGGCATTTTCGCGCTGTTCTCGTTGATTCGCCACCACGGCAAATGGCTGGTGATTCCCGCAATGCTGGGCGGCGCGGCGTTTCTTGCGGATTCGGTGCTGACGCCGGCCGTCTCGATCTCCTCGGCAGTGGAAGGTCTTAAGACCATTCCGCTGTTCGAGCCGGTGTTCCGTGAAAACTCCAGCCTGACACTCGTGATCACCGTCGTGATCATCGTTATCCTTTTCTGTGTCCAATCACGTGGCACCGAGCGCATCGGCAAGGTATTCGGCTCCGTGGTCATGGTCTGGTTCGCGTTCCTTGCGTTCACCGGCATCGTGAATATCAGCGGTGACTGGAGTATCTTCGAAGCCATCAATCCGGTCTATGGCATCGAGTTCCTCTTTAGCAAGCACAACCTCGCCGGTCTGGCCATCATGGGCACGGTCTTCCTTTCGACCACCGGCGCCGAGGCGCTCTATTCCGATATGGGCCACGT
The window above is part of the Bifidobacterium sp. ESL0704 genome. Proteins encoded here:
- a CDS encoding glycoside hydrolase family 27 protein; the protein is MGWNSWDSYGTTVTEDEVMANARFMAEHLKDAGWDTVVIDIDWYDPTARAHGYNADAPLILDGYGRQMPDPVRFPSAADGKGFGPLAAKVHELGLKLGIHVMRGIPRLAVERNLPVKDTSYTARDVADKEHVCVWNPDNYGLNQQHPGAQAFYDAQIDQFADWGIDFLKVDDMQTPFHADEIAAYHRAIAKAEASHPGHEISLSLSPGGWVAPTYVDFLRSNAQMWRISDDLWDRWDDVYQQFSRLARWAPLQQAGHFADADMLPLGHIGLRAERGDDRDSRLTRNERRTLMALWAMGRSPLMVGGDLPTSTGETIALLGNPAMREVTAGSANNRELVRERIYGTWGDVDSYRGDLIVWAADAEDWADGTASAHEGGHYAAMFWTGDDDYELQGNIELKALVGLGDAEKAWKVTDLFADVADGAEPIATACMEGVGSDRVLKGTIGAHGVLWFALDK
- a CDS encoding TatD family hydrolase; amino-acid sequence: MGKKHRDRSWAPAPEALPDGVHVVDDHTHVASVVPFAREMNRQALERDQPPVPVYSVDEILAQARSVGVEGVIDVGCELPNLKVAVQMALDHPGTVHAGLAIHPNEAVLHGHRGVPGPDGLPLKYQPWHDVSFEDALAEVHRLAVTYPEQVVAIGETGMDLFRTGEAAMEIQRDAFRAHIALAKELNLPMQIHDRDAHKEVIETLIKDGSPERTVFHSWSGDTELAQIAREQGWYLSFSGASSFKGNEEIRKSAAIVGLDHIMVETDAPYLTPMPYRGRTNAPYMIPYTLKSLADTLDLPVGKVAEATRRTTRTVYGV